In one window of Pseudomonas chlororaphis subsp. chlororaphis DNA:
- a CDS encoding TcdA/TcdB pore-forming domain-containing protein, with protein MASMSKDFTRLLNTLIDQQVKAAGRQTEWFNMSADERAAYIAQVGERLLEMQQSTLSVLAAQHYQMQDNPVSVGDQLQTLQQRRKQMNAIPDTPATSAYKLQLDRDIQLYSRQQTAITHYDSTWNKALGMLSPGGAKQLDIKGLKADALAKQDKLDGRIKRLEQQLTIQVADSTFSQAYVTLFSELQAYKDVSARYNTLLKATPEQQAASLGALAKAPRASDDLPVNISLLMMEERPGYIRMNVALVNASTDGRFKDFFLENGRLVVPTDGVLNFSFGTAARSLAWQQQYRLKNEPPSFRSPTYAPIRSVLVKTSFVEQYFANHLVSESSLREGFKAQVLGNGHKLLLTSVDRKVPNQVGIQVSGQSPSTTVTREVPLAGALSELINQNADIASFQTIGLEGFRQNSYHPDRDGVFVNIHELERSVGLAERQYLLEMPQGGEYRAATPFALMTVDGDKVSSSHLSKAQTDALYQYNAAFFDKLEQLRDGGIKASRLFEGSRERAAFTQQLTRLLERNHITPAGVLMPEHSRASLRDIKGNNLNKVLWEQAFAASVWQSRDNDALLFGLADKLVNNQAVAKVLQGGYVQSDIAQAKLLLAPLYEPWRARAIDAETQRVAAANAAQHPGNPKVHVFDQVAVERSLDSQLLTLLLRGPEGLAPADGKLRPTVEALLSSDQGRSLRKQALFHALRPVADSFSKAAVPVNAHAALAPPSGADKVMINNRLNQPDPYLILNTHPEQVQADTTFLIADDKYRSYSQFRPDPGNAATRYMNDLDTPFVGGISGTTQTVSNALPELFGSALSVKQYWQFQMANAAFMIRNGYHSFFETLYVAARYEPQGPGSIGQDLLQMFDRYRAEGSQEALHGELYDGVMARVLPIVNQGLPAAEEFHPPRFTSVGPLPALLGQAAKDLQLKTGLASLGAGFEPRQGSADIQQFAADPVQFAKTHTLSAEALVKSGRLPAQGNVQLVKVAPNLYELEYTEHSANDIAGSGVDSVPAYFLGYNGPNQANAAPAYVDIPKHAAAGSFLFTGTLSGCSLVVTSLDANTFRVYHDGRVNSSLLYDNVVMAVDYKDYQVAGTAEGLAAAYMQYVDGQWQLVFQRQEYQRDGQMVWPKLRDGAQPLQIQNADPQVVERNRAEFAAYREQVHQNLKKVATQFGVSVDGVADGVYRDGAFSPEHPAIAAWNQLREAVQVKVNADIQQLADKRYQLQQDRRGASDKGLIDQQIKQLNLTQDYYRAQYDPVLREAGSVEKTWLWQQIKAKDGSAAVVRTDDTAIQGAGEERASSVGERYAIAEAYQRGARGTAFSDGLRDFREIKIPGVDDRMSALKMKQLFLDGTLTPRERGALSGRITETAQAEYIDKVLRQTAVFSEDFHKAGSVFDRLAPQDFYLSLVGDRSGGRCYPLVRAMAVALASGGEAGVNSLVQKLFLASADPQAGSSTLLKNSLIRLHSNVEAVQASRELGQVKLSEVVSRLAASSGTSMFALNTQNHSMMVGSTQTAEGRRYYFYDPNVGIFAFDSSKGLTKAMQQHLVTRNLAAHYGSFGTKSLPAFNLIEIDTGKMAEVPVGNGLNVADLSRPEELAVVIGQRRQVEQAVGARQRVSEDLRLGAALTTFDAEQWGARFEVASTRLAREHQLGSQWIPIIANIEAQQEGGYRVQFINRDQPEQTRWLATDDGTFVEFRRFVDEHMRVFNQHFTLEHGQIRPRAGVSEASPVDGLNAGFAVQTLIQWFADKNRKDTAQGTVSPDLATALKIHSYLGLAQIGHGTLQDVAKVTELVQTALRGEAMAAETSLKDFASTLGHTVNEGAGVLFGGAMVGLDAYELAHAENDVQKAVFGTQLAFDSASFVTGAAGVGAGLLGASTAAAVLGGAGVILGGLAVGFTALAQAFGAVAEDAKAVGRYFDTVDKAYKGNGYRYDAEKKVLVPLAGAVVKRLDLRNNQIGFDSQYIYRTHHGSTGSGAINYFFWAGDFPRMIHDRGQAIEVRSGIGYKDATRTLEHGDSTAVILPGTPKSYISYEYMILPGSTTRHDTGFDVIRRLEEDRRFDYDFYIFPSEETIRRIRQEYVETPIEVLLDSRDRQLVIPELPKELHGYLNYQIKGAGGRYLVGLNEGTRVDLASEAGTPSRWIIDTSQLESDSISVSKDQMVVGGVVVKLDPASNGQVLVVNAKGEVREVDFADMSARVVEEDASKWQLPGQRIEQHLSELAKAHQLHGQYVVVDNYRHEGRNVGRAFYDVANKRMLFTDTQVEQARNAQLGAVIGEHAYFVDAENAAAWRVEIATGKVDAQFAPSFNQSAGRISRFWQEGEAVYLARRYQLKEREAELNFRILGDRMELVGVVGDDTLLQLSARTDQHGDALKTLLQGYQSQATQRATPVYSLGAPMMEPSAAALVTVFGLDSAKVAHRYWVRTSDGTVIKPNLAPPAGQQPPVDAQGKPQSAWPIPADLVFAGSMPQPAGQEVFFFYSQKQKVLFRQEGPGQKVLDGSQPSALRLATPTLANVLELNGHLLAVTEDGRVARIEATGRLSYEAVNEHWLKGRSTWWQDLASVNGSNATLAVFGVKAADGKSALPVWYHNGQVVVASSSLQGKPLQFLGFDSASSSARLFEPESGKLYLQAPMTSEALATAFGGDEVLEASAQLPAATLPMPEVQLRSAVQVDAGLRLTTVQGEILLRANNGDVQLVALDKGWQQQHLGNLSQALAQVAEQWRAKGVLTLQGAESLGWFDVASGRMFASTGIPAASDLRFIGVAAESQRSAYVYSPTEQALYKVKEGAAQKLGQYANVERIGSSLLLQGGGGRQDELAPPQIAGVDSVVLHGGGASDTYRFSPAMWAHYRTVVIDNDDPGQALDRLILPVADGKNILVSRRGEDVLLTDAGSGRALVLRQVLGSEAAAHRHLQIELQGDSSVISVDHLVKGFAQAGSAKDALFELSSRERQAVPTANDIASVTEAEGSSLAKLSGAMAAFADTGGAREHLPQNRQAAQAVLVPSLT; from the coding sequence ATGGCTTCCATGTCCAAGGACTTCACGCGCCTGCTCAATACCCTGATCGATCAACAGGTCAAGGCGGCAGGCAGGCAAACCGAATGGTTCAACATGAGCGCCGACGAGCGCGCCGCGTACATCGCCCAGGTCGGCGAGCGCCTGCTGGAAATGCAGCAGAGCACCCTGAGCGTGCTGGCCGCCCAGCACTATCAGATGCAGGACAACCCGGTCTCGGTCGGCGACCAGTTGCAGACCCTGCAACAACGCCGCAAACAGATGAACGCCATTCCCGACACCCCGGCCACCAGCGCCTACAAGCTGCAACTGGACCGCGACATCCAGTTGTACAGCCGCCAGCAGACGGCGATCACCCACTATGACAGCACCTGGAACAAGGCCCTGGGCATGCTCAGCCCCGGTGGCGCCAAGCAGTTGGACATCAAGGGCCTGAAGGCCGATGCGCTGGCCAAGCAGGACAAGCTCGACGGGCGGATCAAGCGCCTGGAGCAGCAGTTGACCATCCAGGTGGCCGACTCCACCTTCAGCCAGGCCTACGTGACACTGTTCTCCGAACTGCAGGCCTACAAGGACGTCAGCGCCCGCTACAACACCTTGCTCAAGGCCACGCCCGAGCAGCAGGCCGCGAGCCTCGGCGCGCTGGCCAAGGCGCCCCGGGCCTCCGACGATCTGCCGGTGAACATTTCCCTGCTGATGATGGAAGAGCGCCCCGGCTATATCCGCATGAACGTGGCGCTGGTCAATGCCAGCACCGATGGGCGCTTCAAGGACTTCTTCCTGGAGAACGGCAGGCTGGTGGTGCCCACCGACGGGGTGCTGAACTTCTCCTTCGGCACCGCGGCCCGCTCCCTGGCCTGGCAGCAACAGTACCGGCTGAAGAACGAGCCGCCGTCCTTCCGCTCGCCAACCTACGCGCCGATTCGCTCGGTGCTGGTCAAGACGTCCTTTGTCGAGCAGTACTTCGCCAACCACCTGGTGTCGGAAAGTTCCTTGCGCGAAGGCTTCAAGGCCCAGGTGCTGGGCAACGGCCACAAGCTGCTGTTGACCAGCGTCGATCGCAAGGTGCCGAACCAGGTCGGCATCCAGGTTTCCGGCCAGTCGCCCAGCACCACCGTCACCCGCGAAGTGCCCCTGGCCGGTGCCTTGAGCGAGCTGATCAACCAGAACGCGGACATCGCCAGCTTCCAGACCATTGGCCTGGAAGGTTTTCGCCAGAACAGTTACCACCCCGACCGTGACGGCGTCTTCGTCAATATCCACGAGCTCGAACGCTCGGTGGGCCTTGCCGAGCGCCAGTACCTGCTGGAAATGCCTCAGGGCGGCGAGTACCGCGCTGCGACGCCTTTTGCGCTGATGACCGTCGACGGCGACAAGGTCAGCAGCAGCCACCTGAGCAAGGCGCAGACCGACGCCCTGTATCAATACAACGCGGCGTTTTTCGACAAGCTGGAGCAGCTGCGCGATGGTGGCATCAAGGCCAGCCGCCTGTTCGAAGGCAGCCGCGAACGCGCGGCCTTCACGCAGCAGCTGACCCGCTTGCTCGAACGCAACCACATCACCCCGGCCGGGGTGCTGATGCCGGAACACAGCCGCGCCAGCCTGCGCGATATCAAGGGCAACAACCTGAACAAGGTGCTCTGGGAGCAGGCCTTCGCCGCGTCGGTCTGGCAGAGCCGCGACAACGACGCGTTGCTGTTCGGCCTGGCCGACAAGCTGGTGAACAACCAGGCGGTGGCCAAGGTCCTGCAAGGCGGTTATGTACAGAGCGACATTGCCCAGGCCAAGTTGCTGCTGGCGCCGCTGTACGAGCCATGGCGGGCCCGGGCGATCGACGCGGAAACCCAACGGGTCGCCGCGGCCAACGCGGCGCAGCATCCTGGCAACCCGAAAGTGCATGTCTTCGATCAGGTGGCGGTCGAGCGTTCCCTGGACAGCCAACTGCTGACCCTGTTGCTGCGCGGCCCCGAAGGGCTTGCGCCGGCCGATGGCAAACTGCGCCCGACGGTCGAGGCGCTGCTGTCGAGCGACCAGGGCCGCAGCCTGCGCAAGCAGGCGCTGTTCCATGCCCTGCGCCCGGTGGCCGACAGCTTTTCCAAGGCCGCGGTGCCGGTCAATGCCCATGCCGCGCTGGCGCCGCCAAGTGGCGCCGACAAGGTCATGATCAACAACCGGCTGAATCAGCCTGACCCTTACCTGATCCTCAATACCCACCCGGAGCAGGTCCAGGCCGATACCACCTTCCTGATCGCGGACGACAAGTACCGCAGCTACAGCCAGTTCCGTCCCGACCCGGGCAATGCCGCCACCCGCTACATGAACGACCTGGACACGCCCTTCGTGGGCGGTATTTCCGGGACCACCCAGACCGTCAGCAATGCCTTGCCGGAGTTGTTCGGTAGTGCGCTGAGCGTCAAGCAGTACTGGCAGTTCCAGATGGCCAACGCGGCCTTCATGATCCGCAACGGTTATCACTCGTTCTTCGAGACCCTGTATGTCGCCGCCCGTTATGAACCCCAGGGGCCGGGCAGCATCGGCCAGGACCTGTTGCAAATGTTCGACCGCTACCGCGCCGAAGGCAGCCAGGAGGCGCTGCACGGCGAGCTGTACGACGGGGTGATGGCCCGTGTGCTGCCCATCGTCAACCAAGGCTTGCCGGCGGCCGAGGAGTTCCATCCGCCGCGTTTCACCAGCGTTGGCCCGCTGCCCGCGCTGCTGGGGCAGGCGGCCAAAGACCTGCAGCTCAAGACCGGGCTGGCGTCCCTGGGCGCCGGGTTCGAACCGCGCCAGGGCAGCGCCGACATCCAGCAGTTCGCCGCCGACCCTGTGCAGTTCGCCAAGACCCATACCCTGAGTGCCGAGGCCCTGGTCAAGTCGGGACGCCTGCCGGCCCAGGGCAACGTGCAGTTGGTCAAGGTCGCGCCGAACCTGTACGAGCTCGAATACACCGAGCACAGCGCCAATGACATTGCCGGCAGCGGCGTCGACAGCGTGCCGGCGTATTTTCTAGGCTACAACGGGCCGAACCAGGCCAATGCCGCGCCGGCCTATGTGGACATTCCCAAGCACGCGGCCGCGGGCAGCTTCCTCTTCACCGGCACCTTGTCGGGCTGCTCGCTGGTGGTGACCAGCCTGGACGCCAATACCTTCCGGGTCTACCACGACGGTCGGGTCAACAGCTCGCTGCTGTACGACAACGTGGTGATGGCGGTCGACTACAAGGACTATCAGGTCGCCGGCACCGCCGAGGGCCTGGCCGCGGCCTACATGCAGTACGTCGACGGCCAGTGGCAGCTGGTGTTCCAGCGCCAGGAGTACCAGCGCGACGGCCAGATGGTCTGGCCGAAGCTGCGCGACGGCGCGCAACCCCTGCAGATCCAGAACGCCGACCCTCAGGTGGTGGAACGCAACCGGGCCGAGTTCGCCGCCTACCGCGAGCAGGTGCACCAGAACCTGAAGAAAGTCGCGACCCAGTTCGGGGTGTCGGTCGACGGGGTGGCCGACGGTGTCTACCGCGATGGCGCCTTTTCTCCCGAGCATCCGGCGATCGCCGCCTGGAACCAACTGCGCGAAGCGGTCCAGGTCAAGGTCAACGCCGATATCCAACAGCTGGCCGACAAGCGCTACCAACTCCAGCAAGACCGGCGCGGGGCCAGCGACAAGGGCCTGATCGACCAGCAGATCAAGCAGCTCAACCTCACCCAGGACTACTACCGGGCGCAGTACGACCCGGTGTTGCGCGAAGCCGGCTCGGTGGAAAAGACCTGGCTCTGGCAGCAGATCAAGGCCAAGGACGGTAGCGCCGCGGTGGTGCGCACCGACGATACGGCGATCCAGGGCGCAGGCGAGGAGCGCGCCAGCAGCGTCGGCGAGCGTTATGCGATTGCCGAGGCCTATCAGCGCGGCGCGCGGGGCACGGCGTTCAGCGACGGCTTGCGGGATTTCCGCGAGATCAAGATTCCCGGGGTGGACGACCGGATGTCGGCCCTGAAGATGAAGCAGCTGTTTCTCGACGGCACCCTCACGCCCCGCGAGCGTGGCGCCCTGAGCGGGCGCATCACGGAAACCGCCCAGGCCGAGTACATTGACAAGGTGCTGCGCCAGACCGCGGTGTTCAGTGAAGACTTCCACAAGGCCGGCAGTGTCTTCGACCGGCTGGCGCCGCAGGACTTCTACCTGTCGCTGGTGGGCGACCGCTCCGGCGGCCGTTGCTACCCCCTGGTCCGGGCGATGGCCGTGGCCCTGGCCAGCGGTGGCGAGGCGGGCGTCAACAGCCTGGTACAGAAGCTGTTCCTGGCCTCCGCCGACCCTCAAGCGGGCAGCTCGACGCTGCTCAAGAACAGCCTGATCCGCCTGCATTCCAATGTCGAAGCGGTCCAGGCTTCCAGGGAGCTGGGGCAGGTCAAGTTGTCCGAGGTGGTGTCGCGGCTGGCCGCCAGCAGCGGCACCTCGATGTTCGCCCTCAACACCCAGAACCACTCGATGATGGTGGGCAGCACACAGACCGCCGAGGGCCGTCGCTACTACTTCTATGACCCGAACGTGGGGATCTTCGCCTTCGACTCCAGCAAGGGCTTGACCAAGGCCATGCAGCAGCACCTGGTGACGCGCAACCTGGCCGCGCACTATGGCTCGTTCGGCACAAAGTCGCTGCCGGCGTTCAACCTGATCGAGATCGATACCGGCAAGATGGCCGAGGTGCCGGTGGGCAACGGGCTGAATGTGGCCGATCTGTCGCGGCCCGAGGAACTGGCCGTAGTCATCGGCCAGCGCCGCCAGGTCGAGCAGGCGGTGGGCGCCCGGCAGCGCGTCAGCGAAGACCTGCGCCTGGGGGCGGCGTTGACCACCTTCGACGCCGAGCAGTGGGGCGCGCGCTTCGAAGTCGCCAGCACCCGGCTGGCCCGGGAGCACCAGTTGGGCAGCCAATGGATACCGATCATTGCCAACATCGAGGCACAGCAGGAGGGCGGCTATCGGGTCCAGTTCATCAACCGTGACCAGCCCGAGCAGACCCGCTGGCTGGCCACCGACGATGGCACCTTTGTCGAGTTCCGGCGTTTCGTCGACGAGCACATGCGGGTGTTCAACCAGCACTTCACCCTGGAGCACGGACAGATACGGCCGCGTGCCGGCGTTAGCGAAGCATCGCCGGTGGATGGCTTGAACGCCGGCTTCGCGGTGCAGACGCTGATCCAGTGGTTCGCCGACAAGAACCGCAAGGACACAGCCCAGGGCACGGTTTCGCCGGACCTGGCCACTGCGCTGAAGATCCACAGCTACCTGGGCCTGGCGCAGATCGGCCATGGCACCTTGCAGGACGTGGCCAAGGTCACCGAACTGGTGCAAACCGCGTTGCGCGGCGAAGCCATGGCCGCCGAAACCTCGCTCAAGGACTTTGCCTCGACCCTGGGCCACACCGTCAACGAAGGCGCGGGCGTGCTGTTTGGCGGGGCCATGGTCGGCCTCGATGCCTATGAACTGGCCCATGCCGAGAACGATGTGCAGAAGGCGGTGTTCGGCACCCAGCTGGCCTTCGATTCGGCCAGTTTCGTCACCGGCGCAGCCGGAGTCGGCGCCGGACTGCTCGGTGCCTCGACGGCGGCCGCGGTGCTCGGCGGCGCGGGGGTGATCCTCGGCGGTCTGGCGGTGGGCTTCACCGCGCTGGCCCAGGCCTTTGGCGCGGTGGCTGAAGACGCCAAGGCGGTCGGGCGTTACTTTGATACGGTCGACAAGGCCTACAAAGGCAATGGCTACCGTTATGACGCGGAGAAGAAGGTGCTGGTGCCGCTGGCCGGCGCGGTGGTCAAGCGCCTGGACCTGCGCAACAACCAGATCGGTTTCGACAGCCAGTACATTTACCGCACCCACCACGGCTCCACCGGTTCCGGGGCGATCAACTACTTCTTCTGGGCCGGGGATTTCCCGCGGATGATCCACGACCGTGGCCAGGCAATCGAGGTGCGCAGCGGTATCGGCTACAAGGACGCCACGCGCACGCTTGAGCATGGCGACAGCACGGCGGTGATCCTGCCGGGCACGCCCAAGTCCTACATCAGCTACGAGTACATGATCCTGCCGGGGTCCACCACCCGGCATGACACCGGTTTCGATGTGATCCGCCGGCTCGAGGAGGACCGGCGCTTCGACTACGACTTCTACATCTTCCCGAGCGAGGAGACGATCCGGCGGATTCGCCAGGAATATGTCGAGACCCCGATCGAGGTGCTGCTCGACTCGCGTGACCGGCAACTGGTGATACCCGAGCTGCCCAAGGAGCTGCACGGCTATCTGAACTACCAGATCAAGGGCGCGGGCGGGCGCTATCTGGTGGGGCTCAATGAGGGCACCCGGGTCGATCTCGCCAGCGAGGCAGGCACGCCGTCACGCTGGATCATCGATACCAGCCAGCTCGAGAGCGACAGCATCAGTGTGTCGAAAGACCAGATGGTGGTCGGCGGCGTGGTGGTCAAGCTCGACCCGGCGAGCAACGGCCAGGTGCTGGTGGTCAACGCCAAGGGCGAGGTGCGTGAAGTCGATTTCGCCGACATGAGCGCCCGGGTGGTGGAGGAAGACGCGAGCAAATGGCAGCTGCCTGGCCAGCGTATCGAACAGCACCTGAGCGAGCTGGCCAAGGCCCATCAGCTGCACGGTCAGTACGTGGTCGTCGATAACTACCGCCACGAAGGACGTAATGTCGGCCGGGCGTTCTACGACGTCGCCAACAAGCGCATGCTGTTCACCGACACCCAGGTGGAGCAGGCCAGGAACGCCCAGTTGGGGGCGGTCATCGGCGAACATGCCTACTTCGTCGACGCCGAGAACGCCGCGGCGTGGCGGGTCGAGATTGCCACCGGCAAGGTCGACGCGCAGTTCGCCCCGTCGTTCAACCAGAGCGCGGGCCGGATCAGCCGATTCTGGCAAGAGGGCGAGGCGGTCTACCTGGCCCGTCGTTATCAGCTCAAGGAGCGCGAGGCCGAGCTGAACTTCCGCATCCTCGGTGACCGGATGGAGCTGGTCGGGGTGGTCGGCGATGACACATTGCTGCAACTGTCGGCCCGTACCGACCAGCATGGCGATGCGCTCAAGACCCTGCTCCAGGGCTACCAGAGCCAGGCCACGCAGCGGGCCACCCCGGTGTACAGCCTGGGCGCGCCGATGATGGAGCCGAGCGCCGCGGCGCTGGTGACGGTGTTTGGCCTGGATAGCGCGAAAGTCGCGCACCGCTACTGGGTGCGCACCAGCGACGGCACGGTGATCAAGCCGAACCTGGCGCCCCCGGCGGGTCAGCAGCCGCCAGTGGATGCCCAGGGCAAGCCCCAGAGCGCCTGGCCGATTCCGGCGGACCTGGTGTTCGCCGGCAGCATGCCGCAGCCGGCTGGCCAGGAAGTGTTTTTCTTCTACAGCCAGAAGCAGAAGGTGCTGTTCCGCCAGGAAGGGCCGGGGCAGAAAGTCCTCGACGGCAGCCAGCCGAGCGCCTTGCGCCTGGCCACGCCGACCCTGGCCAATGTGCTCGAACTCAACGGCCATCTGCTGGCCGTGACCGAGGACGGGCGGGTCGCGCGGATCGAAGCGACAGGGCGCCTGAGTTATGAAGCGGTCAACGAGCATTGGCTCAAGGGCCGCAGCACCTGGTGGCAGGACCTGGCCAGTGTCAACGGCAGCAACGCCACCCTGGCGGTATTCGGGGTCAAGGCCGCCGACGGCAAAAGTGCGCTGCCGGTGTGGTACCACAACGGCCAGGTGGTCGTGGCGTCTTCCTCGCTGCAAGGCAAGCCGCTGCAATTTCTCGGCTTCGACAGCGCCAGCTCCAGCGCGCGGCTGTTCGAGCCCGAGAGCGGCAAGCTCTACCTCCAGGCACCGATGACGTCCGAGGCGCTGGCGACCGCGTTCGGCGGCGACGAGGTGCTTGAGGCCTCGGCGCAACTGCCCGCCGCCACGCTGCCGATGCCCGAGGTGCAACTGCGCTCGGCGGTCCAGGTGGATGCCGGGCTGCGGTTGACGACGGTGCAGGGTGAAATCCTGCTGCGCGCCAATAACGGCGATGTGCAGCTGGTGGCGCTCGACAAGGGCTGGCAGCAGCAACACCTGGGCAATCTGTCCCAGGCGCTGGCGCAAGTGGCTGAGCAGTGGCGAGCCAAAGGCGTGCTGACCTTGCAAGGCGCTGAGAGCCTGGGCTGGTTCGATGTCGCCAGCGGGCGGATGTTCGCCAGCACCGGCATTCCCGCCGCGAGCGACCTGCGTTTTATCGGGGTGGCCGCCGAATCGCAGCGCTCGGCGTACGTTTACAGCCCGACGGAACAGGCGCTGTACAAGGTCAAGGAAGGGGCTGCGCAGAAACTCGGCCAGTACGCCAATGTCGAGCGTATCGGTTCCTCGCTGCTGCTACAGGGCGGCGGCGGTCGTCAGGACGAACTGGCGCCGCCGCAGATCGCCGGGGTCGACAGCGTGGTACTGCATGGCGGCGGTGCCAGCGACACCTACCGCTTCAGCCCGGCGATGTGGGCGCATTACCGCACGGTGGTGATCGACAACGATGACCCGGGCCAGGCCCTGGACCGCCTGATCCTGCCGGTGGCCGATGGCAAGAACATCCTCGTCAGCCGTCGGGGCGAGGATGTGCTGCTGACCGACGCTGGCTCTGGCAGGGCCTTGGTGCTGCGCCAGGTGTTGGGCAGTGAGGCTGCGGCGCACCGGCATCTGCAGATCGAGCTGCAAGGCGACTCGTCGGTGATCAGTGTCGATCATCTGGTGAAGGGCTTTGCCCAGGCGGGATCGGCCAAGGACGCTTTGTTCGAGCTGTCCTCGCGCGAGCGCCAGGCCGTGCCGACGGCGAACGACATCGCCTCGGTGACGGAGGCCGAGGGGTCCAGCCTGGCCAAACTGAGCGGGGCCATGGCGGCCTTCGCCGACACCGGCGGGGCGCGTGAGCACCTGCCGCAAAACCGTCAGGCCGCCCAGGCGGTGCTGGTGCCTTCACTGACCTGA
- a CDS encoding type I secretion system permease/ATPase, with translation MTTAFNPAAEQSPTVLDTGLHALAWAARRFDLSISAAQLNHRLGRVEGLADSLDLRRCAGWIGLRARAVQSHVQRLQHLPLPALLETSQGWAVLDAVDGDQVRLFWPLQGQCQSLSREELAALWQGQLLLLAERHVEPRVRGFGIGWFLPSILKHVRQFRSVLLVSLMLQLVALVTPLLFENIIDRVLVSRGLSSLQVLGIAMLALALFEPLFGLLRSWLFSNVASRINAELSARLYQHLIQLPLGYFQGRQTGEIIARVGEMQQIRQFLTGSALTLVLDLAFCGLFIAVMYAYAPLLTWVVVGSLALYFLFWLCVGPLLRSRALREYELNAANTAFLTEAVTGIETIKTGAIESGFQQQWQRQLAAYVRAAFHTRIVGIWAGQGIGVIQKLTAALLLWWGVMLVLDGQLSPGQLVAFNMLAGHVVEPILRLAQVWQDFQHTLISLRRLGDILDTECESGSGSGGLASVPALQGGVSFQGVRFRYEEDGQEVLRSLDLEIRPGEFVGITGPSGSGKSTLTRLLQRLYVPQHGRVLVDGIDLAIADPVALRRNMSVVLQESVLFAGSVAENIRLCRPQASDAEVQHAASLAGAAAFIEALAQGYETQVGERGGQLSGGQRQRIALARALLSNPGILLLDEATSALDYESEAAVMANLQGIAQGRTVISVAHRLNTLRHADRILVIDQGRVLEQGTHEQLLALDGLYARQWALQMKD, from the coding sequence ATGACCACCGCCTTCAATCCCGCGGCCGAACAGTCGCCGACTGTCCTCGATACCGGCCTGCACGCCCTGGCCTGGGCCGCTCGGCGTTTCGACCTGAGCATCAGCGCGGCGCAGTTGAACCACCGCCTGGGGCGGGTCGAGGGTCTGGCCGACAGCCTCGATCTGCGGCGCTGCGCCGGCTGGATCGGCCTGCGGGCGCGGGCGGTGCAGAGCCATGTACAGCGCTTGCAGCACCTGCCGTTGCCGGCCCTGTTGGAAACCAGCCAGGGCTGGGCGGTGCTGGACGCGGTGGACGGCGACCAGGTGCGGCTGTTCTGGCCGTTGCAGGGGCAGTGCCAGAGCTTGTCTCGCGAGGAGCTGGCAGCGCTCTGGCAGGGCCAGTTGCTGCTGCTGGCCGAGCGGCATGTCGAACCCAGGGTGCGCGGTTTCGGCATCGGCTGGTTCCTGCCGTCGATCCTCAAGCATGTACGGCAGTTTCGCAGCGTGCTGCTGGTGTCGCTGATGCTGCAACTGGTGGCGCTGGTCACGCCGCTGCTGTTCGAGAACATTATCGACCGGGTCCTGGTCAGCCGCGGCCTGTCCAGCCTGCAGGTGCTGGGCATCGCCATGCTGGCCCTGGCGCTGTTCGAGCCCTTGTTCGGCCTGCTGCGTTCCTGGCTGTTCAGCAACGTGGCGAGCAGGATCAACGCCGAGTTGTCGGCGCGCCTGTACCAGCACCTGATCCAGCTGCCGCTGGGCTATTTCCAGGGGCGGCAGACCGGCGAGATCATCGCCCGGGTCGGCGAGATGCAGCAAATCCGCCAGTTCCTCACCGGCTCGGCCCTGACCCTGGTGCTGGACCTGGCCTTCTGCGGGCTGTTCATCGCCGTGATGTATGCCTACGCGCCGCTGCTGACCTGGGTGGTGGTCGGCTCCCTGGCCTTGTACTTCCTGTTCTGGCTGTGCGTGGGGCCCTTGCTGCGCAGCCGGGCCTTGCGCGAATACGAGTTGAACGCGGCCAACACGGCCTTTCTCACCGAGGCCGTGACCGGCATCGAGACCATCAAGACCGGGGCCATCGAAAGCGGCTTCCAGCAGCAGTGGCAACGCCAGCTGGCGGCCTATGTGCGCGCGGCGTTCCACACCCGCATCGTCGGCATCTGGGCCGGGCAGGGCATCGGCGTGATCCAGAAACTCACCGCGGCGCTGTTGCTGTGGTGGGGGGTGATGCTGGTGCTGGACGGCCAGTTGAGCCCCGGCCAGCTGGTGGCCTTCAACATGCTGGCCGGCCATGTGGTGGAGCCGATCCTGCGCCTGGCCCAGGTCTGGCAGGACTTCCAGCACACGCTGATTTCCCTGCGGCGCCTGGGCGACATTCTCGACACTGAGTGCGAAAGCGGCAGCGGCAGCGGCGGCCTGGCCTCGGTGCCGGCGTTGCAGGGCGGAGTGAGTTTCCAGGGTGTGCGCTTTCGCTATGAGGAGGACGGCCAGGAGGTCCTGCGCAGCCTCGACCTGGAGATTCGGCCGGGGGAATTTGTCGGCATCACCGGGCCTTCCGGCTCCGGCAAATCGACCCTGACCCGCCTGTTGCAGCGCCTCTATGTGCCCCAGCACGGCCGGGTGCTGGTGGACGGCATCGACCTGGCCATCGCCGACCCGGTGGCCCTGCGCCGCAACATGAGCGTGGTGCTGCAGGAAAGCGTGCTGTTCGCCGGCAGCGTGGCCGAGAACATCCGCCTGTGCCGGCCCCAGGCCAGCGATGCCGAGGTGCAGCACGCCGCCAGCCTGGCGGGAGCGGCGGCCTTTATCGAAGCCCTGGCCCAGGGCTACGAGACCCAGGTCGGCGAGCGCGGCGGCCAGCTTTCCGGCGGCCAGCGCCAGCGCATCGCCCTGGCCCGGGCGCTGCTGAGCAACCCCGGAATCCTGCTCCTGGACGAGGCCACCAGCGCCCTGGACTACGAGTCGGAAGCGGCGGTGATGGCCAACCTGCAAGGCATCGCCCAGGGCCGCACGGTGATCAGCGTGGCCCACCGGCTCAATACCCTGCGCCACGCCGACCGGATCCTGGTCATCGATCAGGGCCGGGTGCTCGAACAGGGCACCCACGAACAACTGCTCGCCCTGGACGGGCTGTACGCCCGGCAGTGGGCTTTGCAGATGAAGGATTGA